Proteins co-encoded in one Christiangramia fulva genomic window:
- the nuoK gene encoding NADH-quinone oxidoreductase subunit NuoK, whose amino-acid sequence MIPGVSITEILTLTSTLFFIGIYGFITRRNLISMLISVELILNSSVVNFVIINKYLFPDVLEGVVYSIFIISVAAAETALAVSIIINLYRKVKSVEVKDTELMKY is encoded by the coding sequence ATGATCCCAGGAGTAAGTATAACTGAAATCCTCACCCTCACCTCGACCCTTTTCTTTATTGGAATCTATGGATTCATCACGAGAAGAAACCTCATCTCCATGCTGATCTCCGTAGAGCTCATCCTGAATTCATCGGTGGTGAATTTTGTGATAATCAACAAATATCTCTTCCCCGATGTGTTGGAGGGAGTGGTTTATTCCATTTTCATCATTTCGGTAGCCGCAGCTGAAACAGCTCTTGCGGTATCGATCATCATAAATCTGTACCGAAAAGTGAAATCGGTGGAAGTGAAAGACACTGAATTAATGAAGTACTAA
- a CDS encoding NADH-quinone oxidoreductase subunit J family protein yields the protein MEKIIFYLLATIMVIFAIASVSSRKMLRSVVYLLFVLIGVAGIYFLADYNFLAAIQLTVYAGGVIVLIIFSVLLVHHIEMQLEVTSKKRQILTALLCASGLAVFLTTIYSYPFQVAGKAVTTTTAQIGEKLLDYGPGGFILPFEVISVLLLAVMIGAIVIAKGGKNIETHPKHKTPLTEKEVILQKEQEIQLKEILKEQATVETE from the coding sequence ATGGAAAAAATCATTTTTTATCTCCTGGCAACCATAATGGTCATTTTCGCCATCGCTTCGGTGAGCAGCCGTAAAATGTTGCGATCTGTGGTTTACCTGCTGTTTGTGTTAATTGGCGTTGCAGGGATCTATTTTCTTGCCGACTATAACTTTCTCGCGGCCATACAGCTCACCGTTTATGCCGGCGGTGTGATCGTACTTATCATCTTTTCGGTTTTGCTGGTACATCATATTGAAATGCAGCTGGAAGTAACCTCTAAGAAAAGGCAAATCCTAACGGCCCTTCTCTGCGCGTCCGGACTTGCTGTTTTTCTTACTACCATCTACTCCTACCCGTTTCAAGTAGCCGGAAAAGCAGTGACTACCACTACGGCGCAGATCGGTGAAAAATTACTGGATTATGGTCCCGGCGGGTTCATTCTTCCCTTTGAAGTGATCAGTGTTTTGTTGCTGGCTGTAATGATTGGTGCGATTGTTATCGCCAAAGGCGGAAAAAATATCGAAACCCATCCAAAGCATAAAACTCCTTTGACCGAGAAGGAAGTGATCCTTCAAAAAGAACAGGAAATTCAGCTGAAGGAGATCCTGAAGGAACAAGCTACGGTAGAAACCGAATAA
- a CDS encoding DUF2231 domain-containing protein has translation MTAAHLHAMIIHFPIALLMAGFLSEIIALFYNRELFRKIAFYLLLIGAVGAIAAYISGSYAAEGIETGRLAEAIENHEEAALIMLWIAMITVVYRAILLFIKYDRPWTKWLGILFFAALIGSIINTGNKGGSLVYEHGAGLELKLPEFNEKVQ, from the coding sequence ATGACAGCAGCACACCTTCACGCAATGATAATTCATTTCCCCATCGCACTATTGATGGCGGGTTTTTTATCTGAAATCATTGCATTGTTTTACAACAGAGAACTCTTTAGAAAGATAGCATTTTACCTACTACTTATCGGTGCAGTTGGAGCCATTGCAGCCTATATTAGTGGCAGCTATGCCGCGGAAGGTATCGAAACCGGCAGGTTAGCTGAAGCCATCGAAAATCATGAGGAAGCAGCGCTTATTATGCTTTGGATTGCGATGATCACCGTGGTTTATCGTGCGATTTTACTATTCATAAAATACGATCGTCCCTGGACAAAATGGCTAGGTATTCTCTTTTTTGCAGCATTAATTGGTTCCATCATCAACACAGGCAACAAAGGGGGTTCGCTGGTTTATGAACACGGCGCTGGCCTGGAGCTGAAATTACCTGAATTTAACGAAAAAGTACAGTAA
- a CDS encoding LLM class flavin-dependent oxidoreductase yields MSIKKPLFSVLELASVGVGSTPAEVFKNSLDLAQKAEKEGYHRFWLAEHHNMKSIASSATAVLIGHIAGGTEKIRVGSGGIMLPNHSPLIVAEQFGTLGSLYPGRIDLGLGRAPGTDQVTAHAIRSDRMQAVYHFPEEVKQIQKYFSAENARAKVRATVAEGVEVPLYILGSSTDSAHLAARLGLPYAFASHFAPAQLFEALNIYYNEFEASAQLQQPYSIACINVIAAESNTEAEKLSTTLIRLMLGVMTGNIDYMQPPIEMTEQLRQISQDPAFQRMLKYAFIGGKEKVKQKTEEFLQKTGVNEIMVASHIYDHRDRVNSYRIFSEVMKEIQAEK; encoded by the coding sequence ATGTCTATAAAAAAACCTCTTTTTTCTGTTCTGGAATTAGCTTCCGTAGGAGTAGGTTCTACCCCTGCCGAAGTTTTTAAGAACAGCCTTGATCTTGCCCAAAAAGCTGAAAAAGAAGGTTATCACCGCTTCTGGCTGGCAGAGCACCACAATATGAAGAGCATCGCCAGTTCAGCCACCGCAGTATTAATTGGCCATATCGCCGGCGGAACAGAAAAGATAAGAGTAGGCTCCGGCGGAATTATGCTCCCTAACCATTCGCCCCTTATTGTGGCTGAGCAATTCGGCACCCTGGGTTCGCTCTATCCCGGTCGTATTGATCTGGGCCTGGGTCGAGCTCCCGGAACAGATCAGGTAACCGCTCATGCTATTCGTTCTGACAGGATGCAGGCGGTATATCATTTTCCGGAAGAAGTAAAACAAATTCAAAAATATTTTTCCGCTGAAAATGCACGGGCCAAGGTCAGGGCTACGGTTGCCGAAGGCGTTGAAGTTCCTCTATACATTCTCGGGTCCAGTACCGACAGTGCCCATCTTGCAGCCCGCCTGGGATTGCCCTATGCTTTCGCCAGTCACTTTGCACCGGCACAACTTTTTGAAGCCCTTAATATTTACTACAATGAATTTGAAGCTTCTGCCCAACTCCAGCAGCCTTACAGCATAGCCTGTATCAATGTCATTGCCGCGGAATCTAACACCGAAGCTGAAAAACTTTCCACTACTCTCATCCGACTTATGCTTGGCGTGATGACCGGAAATATTGATTATATGCAACCTCCCATTGAAATGACAGAGCAGCTTAGACAAATCTCACAGGATCCTGCCTTTCAACGAATGCTGAAGTATGCCTTTATTGGAGGCAAAGAAAAGGTAAAACAAAAAACAGAAGAATTCCTTCAGAAAACCGGTGTTAATGAAATCATGGTGGCTTCGCATATTTACGATCACCGGGACCGGGTAAATTCATATAGGATATTTTCAGAAGTTATGAAGGAGATTCAGGCTGAGAAATAG
- a CDS encoding NADH-quinone oxidoreductase subunit N — protein sequence MDFNSFFLMRHELTLLAIIMILLIAEIFIPASRKNSIVSLALLLFGLHTLSGFFPLAESKLFGGMFRSNDLIHFFKNVLNLGVLILLLQSADWVKEKMTSNDRGTEFFILLFASLFGMYFMISAGDFLMFYIGLELSTLPVAALAAFEVLKRKSSEAGIKLILSAALASGVSLFGISMLYATAGSIFFDEIILNISLNNLTLLGFILFFAGLAFKISLVPFHFWTADVYEGAPISIASYLSVISKGAAVFIMMILLFSVLKPLMEVWENLIYVLALATMFTGNLFALRQENMKRFLAFSSIAQAGFILLGLITGTQLGTATVVYFVTIYIFSNLAAFGVVQAISLQTGRENMKDYEGLYRTNPKLSLVMMLALFSLAGIPPVAGFFGKFFLFTAAASQGYYLLVFLAVVNVTISLYYYLLVMRAMFLRKGDDPIPFFRNKIYMKLGLVITVVGILILGLYSPLYDYIFQLSGIFK from the coding sequence ATGGACTTTAATAGTTTTTTCCTGATGCGCCACGAGCTTACGCTGCTCGCCATAATAATGATCCTTTTGATCGCCGAAATTTTCATTCCGGCAAGCAGGAAGAACAGCATCGTTTCTCTTGCGCTGTTGCTCTTTGGGTTACATACGCTTTCCGGATTTTTTCCTTTAGCCGAAAGCAAACTCTTTGGAGGAATGTTCCGAAGCAATGATCTCATTCATTTCTTCAAAAACGTGCTCAATTTGGGAGTTTTGATCCTTTTACTGCAGTCGGCTGACTGGGTGAAGGAGAAAATGACCAGCAATGACCGTGGCACTGAATTCTTTATTCTGTTGTTCGCTTCTCTATTCGGAATGTATTTTATGATCTCAGCCGGAGACTTTCTGATGTTCTACATCGGGCTGGAACTTTCCACACTTCCCGTCGCGGCTCTTGCTGCATTTGAGGTTCTCAAAAGAAAATCCAGCGAAGCAGGGATCAAGCTGATACTTTCGGCAGCACTGGCTTCAGGAGTTTCCCTATTCGGGATCTCGATGCTGTACGCCACTGCGGGTTCTATTTTTTTTGACGAGATCATTTTGAATATCAGCCTAAATAATCTCACATTACTTGGTTTTATATTATTCTTCGCGGGACTTGCCTTTAAGATCTCGCTGGTTCCTTTCCATTTCTGGACCGCCGATGTGTATGAAGGTGCTCCAATAAGCATTGCCTCCTACCTTTCGGTAATTTCAAAAGGAGCCGCTGTTTTTATTATGATGATCTTATTATTCAGCGTTTTAAAACCTTTAATGGAGGTCTGGGAAAACCTCATCTATGTTCTGGCACTGGCGACAATGTTCACCGGTAACCTCTTCGCCCTGCGGCAGGAAAATATGAAAAGATTTCTGGCTTTTTCTTCCATTGCGCAAGCCGGATTTATTCTTTTAGGATTAATAACAGGCACCCAGTTAGGCACAGCTACCGTGGTTTATTTCGTAACGATCTACATCTTTTCTAACCTGGCGGCCTTTGGAGTGGTTCAGGCCATTTCATTGCAAACCGGAAGGGAAAATATGAAAGATTATGAAGGTTTATATAGAACCAATCCTAAACTCAGCCTGGTGATGATGCTGGCCTTGTTCTCTCTGGCAGGAATTCCACCGGTGGCAGGATTCTTCGGAAAATTTTTCCTCTTTACCGCCGCGGCCAGCCAGGGATATTACCTGCTGGTGTTCCTGGCAGTCGTGAATGTAACGATCTCGCTCTACTATTATTTGCTGGTTATGAGAGCGATGTTCTTAAGAAAAGGCGACGATCCAATTCCCTTTTTCAGAAATAAAATATATATGAAATTAGGACTAGTAATAACCGTTGTCGGAATTCTGATTTTGGGATTATATAGTCCGCTATACGATTATATTTTTCAATTAAGTGGGATCTTTAAATAA
- a CDS encoding 4Fe-4S dicluster domain-containing protein yields MSYFSNIYDGVKTLLTGMKVTGNYFLHSKKGAITQKYPENRDTLQMFERFRGEVVMPHDEQNEHSCTGCQKCEIACPNGSIEIIWDRVIDEKTGKKKKIIDKHIYHFGMCTQCGLCIDACPNDAIKWAQNFENSVYDRTQLTRVLNKPGSKVRAGVED; encoded by the coding sequence ATGAGTTATTTTTCAAACATATATGACGGAGTAAAAACACTGCTCACCGGGATGAAAGTCACCGGAAATTACTTCCTGCATTCCAAAAAAGGCGCTATTACTCAAAAATATCCTGAAAACCGGGATACCCTCCAGATGTTCGAACGTTTTCGCGGTGAAGTAGTGATGCCGCATGACGAACAAAATGAGCACAGCTGTACCGGATGCCAGAAATGTGAGATCGCCTGCCCTAACGGAAGTATTGAGATCATCTGGGACAGGGTTATCGATGAGAAAACCGGAAAAAAGAAAAAGATCATAGACAAACATATCTATCATTTTGGTATGTGCACCCAGTGCGGATTATGCATTGATGCCTGCCCTAACGATGCTATAAAATGGGCTCAGAATTTTGAAAATTCGGTCTATGACAGAACTCAGCTAACCCGAGTGTTAAACAAACCCGGCTCCAAAGTACGGGCCGGAGTAGAAGATTAA
- a CDS encoding rubrerythrin family protein, which translates to MKKRIKINLALLVFLGLLVQSCQDHSRKIELRDTTIQNKALPDKSKAATVNIENKKLDPTGKAAKDLQDAYKGERTAIAKYEAFSKKAEEEGYHDIALLFKTVSMAETVHAGNHQTIMEMEGIKVPNVIPEYPLKDTRENLKNAIGGESYEAKSMYPGFIKDANEAGNYMAQMSFTYAYNVEKKHRDFYKAALADLETNHLNSLAKVYYVCPVCGNTYARNAPKRCEITLANSDTFTKIDEL; encoded by the coding sequence ATGAAGAAAAGAATAAAAATAAACCTTGCGCTTCTTGTATTCCTAGGCCTGCTTGTGCAATCTTGTCAAGACCATTCCAGGAAAATAGAACTTCGTGATACCACGATACAAAACAAAGCTCTTCCAGACAAATCTAAGGCAGCAACTGTGAATATTGAGAATAAAAAACTTGATCCTACAGGTAAAGCAGCCAAAGATCTCCAGGATGCTTATAAAGGGGAAAGAACTGCGATAGCAAAATATGAAGCTTTCAGTAAAAAAGCCGAGGAAGAAGGATACCACGATATTGCGCTTCTTTTTAAGACAGTCTCTATGGCCGAGACAGTTCACGCAGGCAACCACCAAACCATAATGGAAATGGAAGGCATCAAAGTGCCAAATGTTATACCCGAATACCCTCTTAAAGATACCAGGGAGAATCTAAAGAATGCTATTGGCGGTGAGAGCTATGAGGCCAAATCTATGTACCCTGGCTTTATCAAAGATGCTAACGAAGCTGGAAATTACATGGCTCAAATGAGCTTTACTTACGCATATAATGTGGAAAAGAAGCACAGAGATTTTTATAAAGCTGCTTTGGCCGATCTGGAAACCAACCATTTGAATTCCCTTGCGAAGGTGTATTACGTTTGCCCTGTTTGCGGAAACACCTATGCCCGCAATGCTCCCAAACGCTGCGAGATCACGCTTGCAAATTCTGACACCTTTACAAAAATTGACGAATTATAG
- a CDS encoding complex I subunit 4 family protein — MDILSLFVIVPVLVILALVFSKGLKQARLIAMIGGIIQLGMAINLIFAYTRERAVNDSIMLFTRDLTWFEQLNIHYSIGVDGISVALITLTSIVLLAGVFISWKIEDLPKEFFVSLIVLSTGVYGFFISIDLFTMFVFYEIAVIPMYLLIGIWGTGPKEYSAMKLTLMLMGASAVLMVGILGIYFNSNADGGALTFNILEIAKVNIPYEAQKLFFPLTFIGFAVLGALFPFHTWSPDGHASAPTAVSMLHAGVLMKLGGYGIFRIAMFLLPQGALTWSWFFIILSATGVIYGAFAALRQTDLKYINAYASVSHLGMVSFALLMLNKTAWNGAILQSLSHGFMTALFFALIGMIYGRTHTRDITKLGGLLKVIPFISAIYVITGLALLGLPGFSGFVAEMNIFMGAFLHDDMFHRILTIVSVSAIVVTAVYVLRVVGIMLMGPVKNTAYLKLPAVTWYEKAGILLLLIPIVGIGVAPLWLSNMIMQSLEPFIRGVL, encoded by the coding sequence ATGGACATTTTATCACTTTTCGTAATAGTTCCCGTCCTGGTCATCCTGGCCCTGGTATTCTCAAAAGGACTAAAACAGGCGCGTTTGATCGCGATGATCGGCGGGATCATCCAGCTGGGAATGGCAATAAACCTCATCTTCGCTTATACCAGGGAAAGGGCCGTAAATGATTCAATTATGCTCTTTACGCGGGATCTCACCTGGTTTGAACAACTCAACATTCATTACAGTATTGGCGTGGACGGAATCTCGGTAGCTCTTATTACGCTCACCTCAATAGTACTCTTAGCTGGTGTATTCATCTCCTGGAAAATCGAAGATCTTCCCAAGGAATTCTTTGTCTCGCTGATCGTATTATCCACAGGCGTTTATGGGTTCTTCATTTCCATAGATTTGTTCACCATGTTCGTTTTCTATGAGATCGCGGTGATCCCGATGTATCTTCTTATTGGAATCTGGGGAACAGGACCAAAAGAATATTCGGCAATGAAACTTACTCTGATGCTCATGGGTGCCTCCGCAGTTTTAATGGTTGGAATACTCGGTATTTATTTCAATTCCAATGCCGACGGCGGAGCTTTAACCTTCAATATCCTCGAGATCGCGAAAGTGAATATTCCTTATGAAGCACAAAAACTATTCTTCCCATTAACTTTTATAGGATTCGCGGTTTTGGGAGCCTTATTCCCATTCCATACCTGGTCTCCCGATGGCCACGCTTCTGCACCAACTGCCGTTTCTATGCTGCACGCCGGCGTTTTAATGAAACTAGGAGGCTACGGGATTTTCCGGATAGCCATGTTCCTGTTGCCCCAGGGTGCCCTCACCTGGTCCTGGTTCTTCATCATTTTATCGGCTACAGGAGTGATCTATGGAGCATTTGCCGCCCTGCGACAAACCGATTTGAAATATATCAACGCCTACGCCTCGGTAAGCCACCTGGGAATGGTAAGTTTCGCCTTGCTGATGCTGAACAAGACCGCCTGGAATGGAGCTATTTTACAGTCATTATCGCACGGATTTATGACCGCCCTTTTCTTCGCACTTATCGGGATGATCTATGGCAGAACCCATACGCGGGATATCACCAAACTTGGGGGATTGCTTAAAGTCATTCCTTTTATTTCGGCAATTTATGTGATCACGGGACTGGCGTTATTAGGACTTCCAGGTTTCAGCGGATTTGTAGCCGAAATGAATATTTTTATGGGCGCCTTCCTTCACGACGATATGTTCCACAGAATTCTTACTATCGTTTCCGTATCGGCTATCGTGGTTACTGCGGTCTATGTGCTCAGGGTGGTGGGAATTATGCTGATGGGACCCGTGAAAAATACGGCCTACCTCAAATTACCGGCAGTGACCTGGTATGAAAAAGCGGGGATTTTATTATTACTCATCCCAATTGTAGGGATTGGGGTGGCCCCGCTATGGCTTAGTAATATGATCATGCAAAGTCTCGAACCCTTTATTCGGGGCGTGTTATAA
- the nuoL gene encoding NADH-quinone oxidoreductase subunit L, with amino-acid sequence MNLSYILLIPLVPLAVFLVLGIFNQKIKPAVSGYIGVAGLAVSALLSYYTAFRYFFVYGKADGVFQTFVDKITWMHFTETLHIDMGYLIDPISVMMLVVVTTVSLMVNIYSRGYMKGDDGYTRFFAYLSLFSFSMLGLVLATNLFQIYIFWELVGVSSFLLIGYYYTKTSAIAAAKKAFIVTRFADFGFLIGIFIIGFYTGTFDFQELTNPEGAVLLNWASTSFMGLSVITWALILIFMGGAGKSAMFPLHIWLPDAMEGPTPVSALIHAATMVVAGVYLVARLFPMYYLVEDGFALKIVTYVGAFSSLFAAIIAITQTDIKRVLAFSTMSQLGYMMMALGVSGFDGHEGVGFMASMFHLFTHAMFKALLFLGAGSVIHAVHSNYLKDMGGLRKYMPVTNITFLIAALAISGVPPLAGFWSKDEILLAAYENSQFIYLIEVFVAGLTAFYMFRIYFGIFWGKDTQYEHTPHESPLSMTIPLLVLAFLTLIGGFVPFSELVTADKVGFESHLNLPLAAIAVSVGLIGIIMAWAFYKKENDLASRLAHAFGVFYTWASHKFYFDEIYLFMARKVFFKNVAAPIAFFDKKFVDGTMEGIGNKTVLISQKIRGIQSGRVQDYAFGFVAGALILAFVFIYIWTN; translated from the coding sequence ATGAACCTTAGCTATATACTTTTAATTCCGCTTGTGCCTCTGGCCGTTTTCCTGGTACTGGGAATTTTCAACCAAAAGATAAAACCCGCCGTTTCGGGATATATCGGGGTTGCCGGCCTGGCCGTTTCGGCATTGCTCTCCTATTATACGGCATTCCGGTATTTCTTTGTCTACGGAAAAGCAGACGGAGTTTTCCAAACCTTTGTAGATAAGATCACCTGGATGCATTTCACCGAGACCCTACACATCGATATGGGTTATCTAATCGATCCTATTTCGGTAATGATGCTGGTGGTGGTGACCACAGTTTCCCTAATGGTAAATATCTACAGCCGCGGATATATGAAAGGTGACGATGGCTATACCCGTTTCTTTGCCTATTTGTCACTGTTCAGCTTCTCCATGCTGGGATTGGTACTCGCAACTAACCTGTTCCAGATCTATATTTTCTGGGAACTGGTTGGTGTTTCCTCATTCCTGCTCATCGGATATTATTATACCAAAACCTCAGCTATTGCTGCCGCGAAAAAAGCATTTATCGTCACCCGTTTTGCCGATTTTGGCTTCCTTATCGGAATTTTTATAATAGGTTTTTATACCGGAACTTTCGATTTTCAGGAACTTACCAATCCTGAAGGAGCCGTTCTTCTTAACTGGGCCTCCACTTCCTTTATGGGACTTTCGGTAATTACCTGGGCACTAATCCTCATTTTTATGGGTGGCGCGGGAAAATCGGCTATGTTCCCGTTGCACATCTGGCTGCCGGACGCGATGGAAGGTCCGACTCCGGTTTCAGCATTAATACATGCCGCTACGATGGTAGTTGCCGGTGTTTACCTGGTTGCCCGACTTTTCCCGATGTATTATTTAGTTGAAGACGGATTTGCTCTCAAGATAGTCACCTATGTTGGTGCTTTCTCTTCGTTATTTGCCGCGATCATCGCCATTACCCAAACCGATATCAAACGAGTGCTCGCTTTCTCGACTATGTCGCAACTCGGTTATATGATGATGGCTTTGGGAGTTTCAGGTTTTGACGGGCATGAAGGAGTCGGATTTATGGCTTCGATGTTCCATTTATTCACCCACGCCATGTTCAAAGCGCTTTTATTCCTCGGAGCCGGTTCGGTGATCCACGCCGTTCACAGCAATTACCTGAAGGATATGGGCGGATTAAGAAAATACATGCCTGTGACGAACATCACCTTTTTGATCGCTGCTTTGGCAATTTCCGGAGTGCCACCTTTGGCTGGATTCTGGAGTAAGGACGAGATCCTTTTGGCGGCCTATGAGAACAGTCAGTTTATCTATTTGATCGAGGTTTTCGTAGCCGGACTCACCGCTTTTTATATGTTCAGGATCTACTTTGGAATTTTCTGGGGTAAGGATACCCAATATGAACATACTCCTCACGAATCCCCATTATCGATGACCATTCCGTTGCTTGTGCTGGCGTTTCTGACATTGATCGGCGGATTTGTTCCCTTCAGTGAATTGGTAACTGCCGATAAAGTTGGTTTCGAATCTCATTTAAATCTTCCGCTTGCGGCCATTGCAGTTAGTGTAGGCCTGATCGGAATTATCATGGCCTGGGCATTTTATAAAAAGGAAAACGACCTGGCCTCCAGGTTGGCACATGCATTTGGAGTTTTTTATACCTGGGCCAGCCATAAATTCTATTTTGATGAGATCTACCTGTTCATGGCCCGAAAGGTCTTCTTCAAGAATGTAGCTGCACCCATAGCGTTTTTCGATAAAAAATTCGTTGATGGAACTATGGAAGGAATTGGTAATAAAACGGTGCTGATCTCCCAAAAGATCAGGGGGATCCAATCGGGAAGAGTTCAGGATTACGCTTTTGGATTTGTTGCCGGAGCGCTGATTCTCGCCTTTGTATTCATTTATATATGGACTAACTAA
- a CDS encoding chloride channel protein, which translates to MKRKKVIYKSYGGLILYALFVGLAATFLAQSLKYFTAVVEEQFLEFLKDWPWFYFFFPSIGISLIFLTRKYFFKGKKNKGIKEIFQTFRRRKNQLPPYKISSHYLNGFLTVIFGGSTGIEVSTVVATAAIGNSTHRKSKAAQAYKTELICAGVAAGIATLFGSPIAGFLFAVEVISHKFTKTIIISCSSSVLVSWLYIHFFNGERLFDLSVINWKMEALPFMIILSLLAGLLAVYFTKIVLFIKQKFGSQDKLVRANLMALAVGATLYFLPELYGDSYHAIPNLLEKLASEPFSAGIAALLLALVILKPLVASVTLAAGGDGGVFAPSIVAGSFLGMLVAVTSNYYLGTDLIVLNFALLGGAAMLSAAIHAPLTALFLTCSIVNGGFILFVPILLATFIAKYLAKWMCSYTVYSFRSKKAHLDTPAA; encoded by the coding sequence ATGAAAAGGAAGAAAGTGATTTATAAAAGTTACGGCGGACTCATTCTTTATGCTCTTTTTGTGGGTTTAGCCGCTACTTTTTTAGCGCAAAGCCTAAAATATTTCACGGCTGTGGTAGAGGAGCAATTCCTGGAATTTCTTAAGGATTGGCCGTGGTTCTACTTCTTTTTCCCATCGATTGGGATCAGTCTGATATTTCTCACACGCAAGTATTTTTTTAAGGGAAAAAAGAACAAGGGTATAAAAGAGATCTTTCAAACATTTAGGCGCAGGAAAAATCAGTTGCCTCCATACAAGATCTCCTCTCACTACCTTAATGGATTCCTGACGGTTATTTTTGGGGGTTCTACAGGAATTGAAGTTTCCACGGTAGTCGCAACTGCTGCTATAGGAAATTCAACACATCGCAAAAGTAAAGCCGCTCAGGCGTACAAAACTGAACTGATTTGTGCCGGTGTCGCTGCGGGTATCGCTACGCTTTTTGGCAGCCCCATAGCCGGTTTCCTGTTTGCGGTGGAAGTGATTTCTCACAAATTCACAAAAACAATAATAATCAGTTGTTCCTCTTCCGTACTGGTTTCGTGGCTTTACATCCACTTCTTTAATGGGGAAAGGCTTTTCGACCTTTCCGTTATTAACTGGAAAATGGAGGCACTTCCCTTTATGATCATCTTAAGCCTGCTCGCCGGATTGCTTGCTGTTTATTTTACCAAAATAGTGCTTTTTATCAAACAGAAATTTGGCAGCCAGGACAAGTTGGTACGCGCCAATCTTATGGCACTGGCGGTGGGAGCTACCTTATATTTTCTTCCGGAACTCTATGGAGACAGCTATCACGCTATTCCCAATTTACTGGAAAAACTTGCCAGCGAACCTTTTTCCGCAGGTATAGCGGCACTCCTGCTGGCACTGGTGATCCTAAAACCTTTGGTCGCTTCGGTTACGCTCGCGGCAGGCGGAGACGGGGGTGTTTTTGCGCCAAGTATTGTTGCCGGTTCTTTCCTGGGAATGTTGGTAGCGGTTACCTCTAATTATTATCTCGGGACCGATCTCATAGTGCTGAATTTTGCCTTGCTGGGAGGAGCTGCCATGTTGAGTGCAGCCATTCACGCCCCGCTTACAGCATTATTCCTAACCTGCAGTATCGTCAACGGCGGATTCATCCTTTTTGTTCCCATTCTCCTTGCCACTTTTATTGCAAAATATCTCGCCAAATGGATGTGCAGTTATACGGTGTACAGCTTCCGAAGCAAAAAAGCACATTTAGATACCCCGGCGGCTTGA